A genomic segment from Mus musculus strain C57BL/6J chromosome 13, GRCm38.p6 C57BL/6J encodes:
- the Tpbpb gene encoding trophoblast specific protein beta precursor, with amino-acid sequence MTPTVFLVILCLGVASAAIIPEPTLDTEVQEQKDKEGLKKATWNEFVMKLNNSKNDQEKDGIDIELRVFFGQLTDEELMKIMTNIFHPMLEEEKTQPVVDDPEFEDYTESGDGFFVPNQPQ; translated from the exons ATGACTCCTACAGTCTTCTTGGTCATCCTGTGCCTGGGTGTGGCCTCAGCTGCTATAATCCCTGAACCAACTTTGGATACTGAAGTGCAAGAGCAGAAG GATAAAGAAGGACTCAAAAAAGCAACGTGGAATGAGTTTGTCATGAAACTGAACAATAGCAAAAATGACCAGGAGAAGGATGGCATCGACATAGAATTGAGAGTCTTCTTTGGTCAGCTG ACTGATGAAGAACTAATGAAAATAATGACTAACATTTTCCACCCAATGTTGGAAGAGGAGAAAACACAGCCAGTTGTTGATGACCCTGAATTTGAGGATTACACAGAGAGTGGCGATGGGTTTTTTGTACCAAATCAG